One Lepus europaeus isolate LE1 chromosome X, mLepTim1.pri, whole genome shotgun sequence genomic window carries:
- the FMR1NB gene encoding FMR1 neighbor protein: MAAVPQPGWRVSLRDLRVELHHSVATMWAQRRLRMLTLSLWVLLLLCYYLRPGEYRLWPPVSCYWWMEGEGRGGDDASQQPAFPPFWPSRLVLSRWPPRPSRHMRAFCSHPPQPFKVLPFVASLHKNLSLLPSRVSNSGSANVLRNDDHAEQSLEGESIRESLLHFFFPTTCAVKEKQVVKPCNGKKDLRESECLRYKCCFSSSKTTKLRCFAPLRDKPTQMLRMFGVGVITMITLGFLPIYCCSLCRRR; encoded by the exons ATGGCTGCTGTGCCTCAGCCTGGCTGGCGGGTGTCTCTGCGCGACCTCCGGGTTGAGCTGCACCACTCTGTGGCCACGATGTGGGCCCAGAGGCGCCTCAGGATGCTCACACTTTCCCTGTGGGTTCTTCTGCTGCTGTGCTATTACCTCAGACCCGGTGAGTACCGGCTTTGGCCACCTGTGAGCTGTTACTGGtggatggagggggaggggaggggcggcgaTGACGCCTCCCAACAACCAGCTTTCCCGCCCTTCTGGCCTTCACGCCTTGTCCTCTCCCGATGGCCTCCCAGGCCCTCGCGTCACATGAGAGCTTTCTGCTCTCACCCTCCTCAACCTTTCAAAGTCCTTCCTTTTGTCGCGTCCCTTCATAAAAACCTGTCCCTTCTCCCTTCCA GAGTCTCAAATTCTGGATCTGCAAATGTCCTGCGGAATGATGACCATGCTGAACAATCTCTGGAAGGAGAATCCATCCGGGAATCTCTGttgcattttttctttccaaCAA catGCGCTGTGAAGGAGAAGCAAGTGGTAAAGCCTTGTAATGGGAAGAAAGATCTTAGAGAGAGTGAATGTTTGAGATATAAGTGCTGCTTCTCATCATCCAAGACCACTAAGTTAAGATGCTTTGCCCCATTAAGAGACA AGCCTACACAGATGTTGCGGATGTTTGGGGTTGGTGTGATCACCATGATCACCTTGGGATTTCTGCCCATTTATTGCTGCTCTCTTTGCCGGAGGAGGTAG